One genomic window of Corythoichthys intestinalis isolate RoL2023-P3 chromosome 18, ASM3026506v1, whole genome shotgun sequence includes the following:
- the cenpv gene encoding centromere protein V isoform X2 has protein sequence MTPNGLLTLQLGGAFVSITGFARNKMDLVKHTGGCHCGAVRFEVWNSPNLHVFDCNCSVCTKKQNQHFIVPKSNFTLVQGEDHLTTYTFNTHVAKHTFCKKCGVQSFYTPRSNPDGYGMRKNCLHTQFSKHFRVMCCTTLFGSRHSPKYHSRKILGRQMGRKHAGT, from the exons ATGACCCCAAATGGACTTTTGACGTTGCAACTTGGAGGAGCATTTGTTTCCATAACCGGTTTCGCAAGGAACAA AATGGACCTTGTTAAACATACCGGTGGATGCCATTGCGGAGCTGTTAGGTTTGAAGTATGGAACTCTCCAAACCTccatgtttttgattgcaa TTGTAGTGTTTGTACAAagaaacaaaaccaacatttcattgtcCCCAAATCCAACTTTACACTTGTACAG GGTGAGGATCATCTGACCACGTATACATTTAACACCCACGTTGCAAAACACACCTTTTGTAAGAAGTGTGGTGTTCAGAGTTTCTACACACCGCGGTCCAACCCTGACGGATATGGTATGAGGAAGAACTGCCTACACACACAATTCTCAAAACATTTCCGTGTGAt GTGTTGCACCACATTGTTTGGATCCAGGCACAGTCCAAAGTATCACAGTAGAAAAATTTTGGGGAGACAAATGGGAAGAAAGCATGCAGGCACATAA
- the cenpv gene encoding centromere protein V isoform X1, protein MTPNGLLTLQLGGAFVSITGFARNKMDLVKHTGGCHCGAVRFEVWNSPNLHVFDCNCSVCTKKQNQHFIVPKSNFTLVQGEDHLTTYTFNTHVAKHTFCKKCGVQSFYTPRSNPDGYGVAPHCLDPGTVQSITVEKFWGDKWEESMQAHKTIRDMSKHTKDIQETK, encoded by the exons ATGACCCCAAATGGACTTTTGACGTTGCAACTTGGAGGAGCATTTGTTTCCATAACCGGTTTCGCAAGGAACAA AATGGACCTTGTTAAACATACCGGTGGATGCCATTGCGGAGCTGTTAGGTTTGAAGTATGGAACTCTCCAAACCTccatgtttttgattgcaa TTGTAGTGTTTGTACAAagaaacaaaaccaacatttcattgtcCCCAAATCCAACTTTACACTTGTACAG GGTGAGGATCATCTGACCACGTATACATTTAACACCCACGTTGCAAAACACACCTTTTGTAAGAAGTGTGGTGTTCAGAGTTTCTACACACCGCGGTCCAACCCTGACGGATATG GTGTTGCACCACATTGTTTGGATCCAGGCACAGTCCAAAGTATCACAGTAGAAAAATTTTGGGGAGACAAATGGGAAGAAAGCATGCAGGCACATAAGACCATCAGGGACATGTCAAAACACACGAAAGACATTCAAGAGACAAAATAA
- the pigl gene encoding N-acetylglucosaminyl-phosphatidylinositol de-N-acetylase, whose product MYLWFVVIVVLAYVICLKYIYYRHRRSFKNEINYLLSLEAHGAGRECLIVTAHPDDECMFFGPTIIRLIECNVIVHLLCLSEGNYCNQGVQRKQELFNSCAKLGIHPSRITILDHKKLPDDPKAEWRVSLLNSIIAKHLRAHSINMVLTFDGRGVSGHSNHIAIYKAVRHLATTDQLPKDCCLFSLVSVGLLRKYVSFLELPLSWLLPSSLCCIIGSKGYKQCKAAMLCHRTQLVWFRYLYITFSRYMFVNTFQMIPQGPKVEKMY is encoded by the exons ATGTACCTGTGGTTTGTTGTCATCGTAGTTTTGGCTTACGTTATCTGTTTAAAGTACATTTATTATCGACATAGGCGGTCgtttaaaaatgaaatcaatTATTTACTCAGCTTGGAAGCACATGGGGCTGGTAGAGAATGTCTGATTGTAACCGCGCATCCGGATGATGAATGCATGTTCTTTGGACCAACGATCATACGACTTATTGAATGTAATGTCATCGTGCATTTGCTTTGTTTATCGGAAG GTAACTACTGCAATCAAGgtgtacagcgtaaacaagaactTTTCAACAGCTGTGCTAAATTGGGGATACATCCCTCCAGAATTACCATACTAGACCACAA GAAACTTCCAGACGACCCCAAAGCAGAATGGAGGGTCTCCCTGCTAAACTCTATAATTGCAAAGCACTTGAGAGCCCACTCTATCAACATG GTGCTGACGTTCGATGGAAGAGGAGTGAGTGGCCATAGCAATCACATAGCTATCTATAAAGCTGTCAG GCATCTCGCTACCACTGACCAACTACCTAAAG ACTGCTGTTTGTTCTCTTTAGTGTCTGTCGGCCTGCTCAGGAAATATGTCTCCTTCCTAGAACTTCCTctcagctggctgcttccctcATCCCTTTGCTGCATAATAGGCTCAAAGGGCTACAAGCAGTGCAAA GCCGCAATGCTTTGTCATCGCACTCAACTGGTTTGGTTTCGGTATCTTTACATCACCTTCTCACGCTACATGTTTGTTAACACATTCCAGATGATTCCACAAGGACCAAAGGTTgagaaaatgtattaa